In Desulfuromonas sp. KJ2020, a single window of DNA contains:
- a CDS encoding DUF1983 domain-containing protein, with protein sequence MPSEAYLDAAKSGNREPVILASVESVSSIKQSLETRVDWADSKLLTRVDIDSVPSKVLSQQIIQSSLKPDWPNMAIFAPATDHYLVEVRGTVEISCWTTSMSMDPYFYIVCLNDSTLYNYATSDQKYTGQGTWSYGNKVYVDVVFRFVLSEMIPAGVTPRLQTWVQQVPGLSTVFSSKWASDPVVVYSTPTSKIQTRSIDLGVVPTVPTRLNIDDIVPARASVAYSARGSNDDVTWTSLGSVYDGASLAPYRYYDVTADMTSTGDVTEISRISLSGGDSQFLHLSTHADLPVAGALPVLERVSSRSSQIEFLKLSTTGEVSVDLKWNRAVSDLLATGFVKNKFVTIRRGYVGLAESDFEPVFTGFWHDYATKGRKVTVKLRDVMSRFAKRRIPAEVTDSEGNKITSPVPFNGNVMDVLLQAMDVIGIPDRLLDRQAFLSIRDTHRSGSEWSVRRILGGQDADGKYREPEKAEDVLNELQTIAGVFLVPMPDGRLTPLLYDESAAPVDTLDAEWCDFGGIDGGQKDLYTRQYVYYSPLNEDPSGTSDYARAYWMVNSQAESDWGLTDEETGQVGGGEKTWEEKWNATASAVESLALRMDGWFANPHRRTSATCPPRYANVLPGQIVTVENLRIPAEEANWPGFSNGQRMLVISRRDDPKKGTIEFDLFDLAAGGTPGQGTWVNPIVISGSATPYGAGNVYTAAGGTPPYSWAASAGTLTVLDADSVSLNVTGLRGPMSLSVSDAEHTKVMSLRVPPELPADIVPGSRIDGVHLTFPGLMLEEGDRVAVYTSTTDDPQTATLAGESTTNEYFHHVEPNVTYFYWIKLVDGDGTESPLFPAVNGVEALAGKVAEDHLVQELITPITGMFPLEPDVVEPGIVIQQLSDVGVIEFRMRNAEIEIAAGVSGNWASITSRLTTSAYQADQLDSNGDLRIASAENRLAVYDTTNAPAWDGGTAYSSGTIVSNGGGYYRALKSVPAGTAVGNATYWTAITAGLLAQQTLKLNINGHVAGIGLMLDDTGGSEFAVVADKFKIVNPNLPADIQQVFTVGQINGSGSVGINGNLVLDGTLTARTVGTNLLITDAANIGDAVITSAKIESLQAEKVAAGELRAGLVASSSMITKGTSVTVAYDGTASTLHVFDTTDLPASGTAKALSRNFEFTNISVTYTGKTATTLTGVSVVGNTALPVGTAIVPGTTFMAIDQSTGGIYYDGSGGEVKIGPAFGAFSVGSSMVKITAPTSYGGLSVSGGSDGWPALRVSDTKVPLQINPVGTVAPTHSASDGTLFAAGNGHLYYRGAGVWKQLT encoded by the coding sequence ATGCCGAGCGAAGCGTATCTCGACGCCGCAAAATCAGGGAACCGCGAGCCGGTTATCCTGGCATCGGTGGAGTCTGTGTCCTCGATCAAGCAGTCCCTCGAGACCCGCGTCGACTGGGCGGACTCAAAGCTGCTTACCCGGGTGGATATCGATTCCGTGCCGAGCAAGGTTCTCTCTCAGCAGATAATCCAGTCGTCCTTGAAGCCCGACTGGCCAAATATGGCTATCTTCGCGCCTGCAACAGACCACTACCTAGTAGAGGTTCGCGGCACGGTGGAGATCTCCTGCTGGACTACGTCCATGTCGATGGACCCGTATTTTTACATTGTCTGTCTGAACGACTCCACCCTGTATAACTACGCAACCTCAGATCAGAAGTACACTGGGCAGGGAACATGGAGCTACGGAAACAAGGTGTACGTCGATGTAGTTTTCCGATTCGTTCTCTCCGAAATGATCCCGGCAGGGGTGACGCCAAGACTGCAAACGTGGGTGCAGCAAGTGCCGGGCCTATCGACGGTGTTCAGTTCAAAATGGGCATCCGACCCCGTGGTGGTCTACTCAACCCCAACCTCCAAGATACAAACCCGCTCGATCGACCTGGGCGTGGTACCGACCGTACCGACCCGGTTGAACATTGACGATATCGTGCCGGCAAGAGCCTCGGTGGCGTATTCGGCTCGCGGCAGCAATGACGACGTGACGTGGACCTCGCTGGGGTCTGTTTACGATGGCGCCTCTTTGGCGCCGTATCGTTATTACGATGTCACCGCGGACATGACAAGCACGGGGGACGTGACGGAGATATCCCGCATTTCCCTCTCCGGAGGCGACAGTCAGTTTTTGCATTTGAGTACCCACGCGGATCTGCCTGTTGCCGGGGCTCTCCCCGTACTGGAGAGGGTTTCCTCCCGATCGAGCCAGATCGAATTCCTGAAGCTCTCCACCACGGGGGAAGTTTCGGTCGACCTGAAATGGAACAGGGCGGTATCCGACTTGCTCGCCACGGGGTTCGTTAAAAACAAATTCGTCACGATCCGCAGGGGGTACGTAGGCCTTGCCGAGTCTGATTTTGAGCCCGTGTTCACCGGATTCTGGCACGACTACGCTACCAAGGGCCGAAAGGTCACCGTCAAACTGCGCGACGTCATGAGTCGCTTCGCAAAGCGCCGTATCCCGGCTGAGGTGACGGATTCAGAGGGCAACAAAATCACCTCTCCGGTCCCGTTCAACGGCAACGTGATGGACGTTCTGCTGCAGGCGATGGACGTTATCGGCATTCCTGACCGGCTTCTGGACAGGCAGGCCTTTTTGTCGATTCGAGATACGCACCGCAGCGGGTCGGAATGGAGTGTCCGCAGGATCCTGGGCGGTCAAGACGCAGACGGGAAATATCGCGAGCCTGAAAAGGCCGAAGACGTTCTTAACGAACTGCAGACCATTGCCGGGGTGTTCCTGGTGCCCATGCCTGATGGCAGATTGACCCCGTTGCTTTACGACGAGAGCGCCGCGCCCGTTGATACCCTGGATGCCGAATGGTGCGATTTCGGGGGCATCGATGGCGGGCAGAAAGACCTCTACACCCGGCAGTATGTCTACTACTCGCCCTTGAATGAGGACCCCAGCGGAACGAGCGACTATGCCAGGGCTTACTGGATGGTCAACAGCCAGGCTGAAAGCGACTGGGGGCTGACGGACGAAGAAACCGGCCAGGTAGGCGGCGGCGAAAAAACCTGGGAAGAAAAATGGAACGCCACCGCTTCAGCTGTTGAGTCCCTGGCTCTGCGCATGGACGGTTGGTTCGCCAATCCGCACCGGCGCACGTCGGCTACTTGCCCCCCTCGCTATGCCAACGTTTTGCCTGGGCAGATCGTAACCGTCGAGAACCTGAGGATACCGGCCGAAGAGGCCAACTGGCCCGGATTCTCGAACGGCCAACGCATGCTGGTGATCTCCCGCCGAGATGATCCGAAAAAAGGGACCATCGAGTTCGATCTCTTTGACCTGGCTGCCGGAGGAACCCCAGGGCAGGGCACATGGGTGAACCCCATCGTCATCTCCGGAAGCGCCACCCCTTACGGCGCCGGGAATGTCTACACGGCCGCAGGCGGCACGCCACCCTACTCCTGGGCGGCATCGGCCGGCACCCTCACCGTGCTCGATGCCGACTCCGTCAGCCTTAATGTCACCGGACTGCGCGGACCCATGTCGTTGTCCGTATCCGATGCCGAGCACACCAAGGTCATGAGCCTGCGCGTGCCGCCAGAGCTGCCTGCCGACATCGTCCCTGGCTCGCGCATTGATGGCGTCCATCTCACCTTCCCGGGCCTAATGCTGGAAGAAGGCGACAGGGTCGCTGTCTACACCTCGACCACAGACGATCCGCAGACGGCAACTCTTGCCGGTGAGAGTACCACCAACGAATACTTTCACCACGTCGAACCCAACGTCACCTATTTTTACTGGATAAAACTGGTCGATGGTGACGGCACCGAAAGCCCCCTTTTCCCCGCGGTCAACGGTGTGGAGGCGCTGGCCGGCAAGGTGGCCGAAGATCACCTGGTGCAGGAACTCATCACGCCGATCACCGGAATGTTCCCTTTGGAGCCTGATGTTGTCGAGCCGGGAATAGTTATCCAGCAACTCTCTGACGTAGGTGTGATCGAGTTTCGCATGCGCAATGCGGAAATTGAGATCGCCGCCGGAGTTAGTGGAAACTGGGCTTCAATAACCAGCCGGCTGACTACTTCGGCTTATCAGGCTGACCAGCTCGACAGCAACGGGGATCTTCGTATCGCTTCAGCTGAAAACCGCCTGGCAGTATACGACACCACCAATGCTCCTGCATGGGATGGGGGAACCGCATATAGCTCAGGGACAATCGTTTCAAATGGAGGCGGTTATTATCGCGCCCTCAAGAGTGTTCCTGCCGGAACGGCTGTTGGCAACGCTACATATTGGACTGCCATCACCGCCGGCCTGTTGGCCCAGCAGACTCTTAAGCTCAACATAAACGGCCACGTGGCCGGGATCGGCCTCATGCTGGACGATACCGGCGGCAGTGAGTTTGCCGTGGTGGCCGACAAGTTCAAGATCGTCAATCCGAACCTGCCTGCCGACATTCAGCAGGTTTTTACCGTGGGGCAGATCAACGGCTCTGGATCAGTAGGAATAAACGGCAACCTGGTGCTCGATGGGACTCTCACGGCTCGCACCGTCGGAACCAACCTGCTGATCACAGACGCCGCCAATATAGGCGACGCGGTGATCACCTCGGCAAAAATAGAGAGCCTTCAGGCTGAAAAGGTCGCGGCTGGAGAGCTGAGGGCTGGCCTAGTGGCTTCCTCATCGATGATCACCAAGGGGACATCCGTTACAGTGGCCTACGATGGCACAGCCTCGACTCTGCATGTATTCGATACAACCGACCTGCCCGCATCCGGGACGGCCAAGGCTCTGTCGAGGAATTTTGAGTTCACGAATATCTCTGTGACCTACACCGGGAAAACAGCGACTACGTTGACCGGGGTATCCGTCGTAGGTAATACGGCTTTGCCTGTTGGCACGGCAATCGTTCCAGGCACGACATTTATGGCTATAGACCAAAGCACAGGCGGCATCTATTACGATGGCTCCGGTGGCGAGGTCAAGATCGGCCCGGCTTTTGGAGCGTTTTCAGTTGGCAGCAGTATGGTGAAAATAACGGCCCCGACTTCCTATGGTGGGCTAAGCGTATCCGGTGGCAGTGATGGCTGGCCGGCTCTGCGAGTTTCGGACACAAAGGTGCCGTTGCAGATAAATCCGGTGGGAACTGTCGCACCGACGCACTCGGCATCCGATGGCACCCTTTTCGCCGCCGGAAACGGGCACCTGTACTATCGAGGCGCTGGAGTGTGGAAGCAACTAACCTAA
- a CDS encoding NCS2 family permease, with translation MLEKLFQLHQHGTNVRTEITAGVTTFLTGAYIIFVHPSMLAQAGMDKGALTTVTCLAAALATLLVALWANAPLMMAPGMGLNAFFTYALVLGQGVPWQTALGVVFLSGVFFLILTWLGVRERIVHAIPLSLRLATSVGIGLFIAFIGMQNLGLIVKSEAVLVQLGTFTPMAVLGLIGLLLAIILEVRRVRGSILLAILITAGIGMVLKISPLPSALMAIPPSPAPLAFQLDILAALKISMWASIFSFMFVDLFDSLGTMLAVCREAGMADKDGNIPGLPKMLTADAMATIGGALLGTSTTTTYVESASGVSDGGRTGLTSVVTALLFLLALFFTPIIAAVPAYATAPALILVGIFMMRGIGQVDFYQFEEGAPAFLTFSLMPLTYSIATGLAFGLISYVLIKLCLGKIRQCDPFLIGAAIFSLVSLTL, from the coding sequence ATGCTCGAGAAGCTGTTTCAGTTGCACCAGCACGGCACCAATGTCCGCACAGAAATCACTGCCGGCGTCACTACTTTTCTCACCGGGGCCTATATCATTTTCGTGCACCCCTCCATGCTGGCTCAAGCTGGCATGGACAAAGGAGCACTGACTACCGTAACCTGCCTGGCCGCCGCACTGGCCACTCTCCTTGTGGCTTTGTGGGCCAACGCCCCCCTTATGATGGCTCCCGGAATGGGCCTCAACGCTTTTTTCACCTACGCCCTCGTCCTGGGACAAGGCGTTCCCTGGCAAACAGCTCTGGGTGTCGTCTTTCTCTCCGGCGTCTTTTTTCTTATTCTCACCTGGCTGGGTGTACGGGAGCGTATCGTTCACGCCATTCCCCTTTCGCTACGCCTGGCCACCTCGGTTGGCATCGGCCTGTTTATTGCGTTCATCGGCATGCAGAATCTCGGGCTGATTGTCAAAAGCGAAGCCGTCCTGGTGCAACTGGGCACATTCACACCCATGGCCGTTCTTGGACTCATCGGCCTCCTGCTTGCGATTATTTTGGAAGTCCGGCGCGTTCGTGGCTCCATCCTGCTAGCGATTCTCATCACGGCCGGCATAGGCATGGTGCTGAAAATATCCCCGTTGCCCAGCGCCCTGATGGCCATCCCCCCCTCTCCTGCTCCCCTCGCCTTTCAACTGGACATACTGGCCGCTCTCAAAATTTCCATGTGGGCCAGCATTTTTTCTTTCATGTTTGTCGACCTCTTTGACAGCCTGGGAACCATGCTGGCCGTCTGTCGCGAGGCCGGCATGGCGGACAAGGATGGCAATATCCCCGGACTGCCAAAGATGCTCACAGCGGACGCCATGGCGACCATTGGGGGCGCCCTGCTGGGAACCAGCACGACCACGACCTATGTTGAGTCGGCCAGCGGGGTCTCCGATGGCGGGCGCACCGGCCTCACCAGCGTTGTCACCGCCCTTCTTTTTCTTTTGGCCCTGTTTTTTACCCCGATCATCGCGGCCGTTCCCGCCTATGCTACGGCACCCGCCTTGATCTTGGTGGGGATATTCATGATGCGCGGGATCGGACAGGTCGATTTTTATCAGTTTGAGGAAGGGGCTCCGGCATTTCTGACCTTCAGCCTCATGCCACTGACCTACTCCATCGCGACGGGACTGGCCTTCGGACTTATTTCCTATGTTCTTATCAAACTTTGCCTGGGCAAAATTCGCCAGTGTGATCCGTTCTTGATAGGGGCCGCTATCTTTTCTCTGGTCAGCCTGACCCTCTAG
- a CDS encoding phosphoribosylaminoimidazolesuccinocarboxamide synthase, translated as MTPVLMQANCPDLNLVNRGKVRDIFDLGEHLLIVTSDRISAFDVIMNEGIPNKGFVLTQISKFWFDQMQDIIPNHVISTDVADFPSETHKYRDQLEGRSMLVKKAKPLPVECIVRGYISGSGWKEYQKQGSICGIPLPAGLVESQQLPTPIFTPSTKAELGEHDENIAFDKVVELCGLEMAEAVRKATLAIYEKARNIADGKGIIIADTKFEFGLYEGELIWIDEALSPDSSRFWPKDQYQPGGAQPSFDKQFLRDYLETLDWGKKAPAPSLPEEIVRKTGEKYMEALTRLTGISL; from the coding sequence ATGACGCCGGTCTTAATGCAAGCCAACTGCCCTGATCTCAATTTGGTCAACCGCGGCAAGGTCCGTGATATCTTTGACCTTGGTGAACATCTTTTAATTGTCACCAGCGACCGCATCTCCGCCTTTGACGTAATCATGAACGAAGGGATCCCCAACAAGGGGTTCGTACTAACCCAGATTTCCAAATTCTGGTTCGACCAGATGCAGGACATCATCCCCAATCATGTTATCTCCACGGATGTAGCGGATTTCCCTTCGGAAACCCACAAATATCGTGACCAGCTCGAAGGACGCAGCATGCTGGTCAAAAAGGCCAAGCCCCTGCCTGTAGAGTGTATTGTGCGCGGCTACATTTCCGGGTCAGGCTGGAAGGAATACCAGAAGCAGGGAAGCATCTGCGGCATTCCCCTGCCGGCAGGACTGGTAGAAAGCCAACAGCTGCCCACCCCTATCTTTACCCCCTCCACCAAAGCTGAGCTTGGCGAACATGACGAAAACATCGCCTTCGACAAGGTCGTAGAGCTCTGCGGCCTTGAAATGGCCGAAGCGGTCCGCAAGGCCACCTTGGCCATTTACGAAAAAGCTCGCAACATTGCCGATGGCAAGGGCATCATCATCGCCGATACCAAATTCGAATTTGGACTCTACGAGGGAGAACTGATCTGGATTGATGAAGCGCTCTCGCCTGATTCCTCCCGCTTCTGGCCCAAGGACCAGTATCAGCCGGGTGGCGCCCAACCCAGCTTCGACAAACAGTTTCTGAGGGACTATCTGGAAACCCTCGACTGGGGCAAAAAGGCGCCAGCCCCCAGCCTGCCCGAAGAGATCGTTCGCAAAACCGGGGAAAAATACATGGAAGCACTCACCCGACTGACCGGTATTTCCCTGTAA
- a CDS encoding peptidylprolyl isomerase, whose protein sequence is MLDLIRKKQKSTIVKLVFWAIIATFVGTIFLVWGKGDDGRDETPAVAISVNGTDISYNEYQNAYNDLYQLYQNIYRDQFTPALEKQLGIRKQVVESLIDETLLLQEAKKLKISVSQKELVDSIATIPAFQDNGVFNKERYLQVLSYQRLSPEDFEALQKQQLLIAKAQAKIQEGVSVSDDDIEQEYRDQNEKVNLVFAKSPPALFEHKVKVDSEDLESFFNENREEFRLPETVALQYLQFDPSRYTDKVTFSDEDLEKYYRRHLDLFEINEQAKISHILIKAAAGTASELLEKKRQLAQKILDEIRAGKDFSSLARKHSDDVATAANGGAMGYITRDQAGREFVEAAFALKPGDLSEVVQTSEGFHIIRSEGYIEAGIKPFADVLEEIKAGLKVEKSQQMAMEAAMDAYNINRKSGDLAAAAAANDLELHETGFFSRQEAIDGLGMVPEISGVAFTLEAKELARPVVLPGQIILYGVKEKRPSRLPELTEVQRQVEMAFRQEKSRELAQEAALKVLKGIESGKSLSSQAAQQGLPVEETGSFTRSYGSFVPRIGDLNELAQVAFSLSKENPAAPEVYTTNGQYLVAALKNRQEADMATLTPAIRDTLRETLLARKQEQKLVETLKSLREQSEITIAPTILSALKD, encoded by the coding sequence ATGCTTGATTTGATTCGCAAAAAACAGAAATCCACCATCGTTAAACTCGTTTTCTGGGCCATTATTGCCACGTTCGTAGGAACTATTTTCCTCGTCTGGGGCAAAGGGGACGACGGCCGCGACGAGACCCCAGCAGTCGCCATCTCGGTCAACGGCACGGACATCAGCTACAACGAATACCAGAACGCCTACAACGATCTCTATCAGCTTTACCAGAACATCTATCGCGATCAGTTTACGCCAGCCCTGGAGAAACAGCTCGGCATCAGGAAGCAGGTCGTCGAGTCCCTGATCGATGAGACCCTCCTGTTACAGGAAGCTAAAAAGCTCAAAATCAGCGTGAGTCAAAAGGAACTGGTCGACTCTATTGCCACCATCCCCGCTTTTCAGGACAATGGCGTCTTCAACAAAGAACGCTACCTGCAGGTTCTGTCCTATCAGCGCCTCTCGCCTGAAGATTTTGAAGCCCTGCAGAAACAGCAATTGCTCATCGCCAAGGCTCAGGCAAAAATCCAGGAAGGCGTCAGCGTCTCCGATGACGACATCGAGCAGGAGTACAGGGATCAGAACGAAAAAGTCAATCTTGTCTTTGCCAAATCTCCCCCAGCCCTATTTGAACACAAAGTCAAGGTCGACTCTGAAGATCTGGAATCTTTCTTTAACGAAAACCGCGAAGAATTTCGCCTCCCCGAGACGGTCGCCCTGCAGTATCTGCAGTTTGACCCCAGCCGGTACACAGACAAAGTCACCTTTTCTGACGAAGATCTCGAAAAATACTACCGGCGGCACCTGGACCTCTTTGAAATCAACGAACAGGCGAAAATTTCGCATATCCTGATCAAAGCGGCGGCGGGGACCGCGTCTGAATTACTGGAAAAGAAACGACAACTGGCCCAGAAAATACTGGACGAGATTCGTGCCGGAAAGGACTTCTCCTCCTTGGCCCGCAAACATTCCGATGACGTCGCTACCGCGGCCAATGGCGGAGCGATGGGCTACATCACCCGCGATCAGGCCGGCAGGGAATTCGTCGAAGCAGCATTCGCCCTTAAACCCGGCGACCTCAGCGAGGTCGTACAAACCTCCGAAGGTTTTCACATCATTCGCAGCGAGGGCTATATTGAGGCGGGCATCAAACCTTTCGCCGATGTTCTGGAGGAAATCAAAGCCGGTCTAAAAGTGGAAAAATCCCAGCAGATGGCCATGGAAGCAGCTATGGATGCCTACAACATCAACCGCAAGAGTGGGGATCTGGCTGCAGCAGCGGCCGCCAACGACCTCGAGTTGCATGAAACCGGCTTCTTTTCTCGCCAGGAGGCCATTGACGGTCTCGGCATGGTCCCTGAAATTTCGGGCGTAGCCTTCACCCTTGAAGCGAAAGAACTCGCCCGCCCTGTCGTTCTCCCGGGCCAAATCATTCTCTATGGAGTTAAGGAAAAGCGCCCCTCCCGCCTGCCGGAGTTGACCGAAGTGCAACGGCAGGTTGAGATGGCCTTTCGTCAGGAGAAAAGTCGCGAATTGGCCCAAGAGGCTGCCCTGAAAGTCCTGAAAGGCATCGAGTCTGGCAAATCGTTGTCATCCCAGGCGGCACAGCAAGGACTTCCCGTCGAAGAGACCGGCTCTTTCACCCGGTCCTACGGGTCCTTCGTCCCCCGGATCGGCGACCTCAACGAATTGGCGCAGGTCGCCTTCTCTCTCTCCAAGGAGAACCCGGCGGCGCCCGAAGTCTACACCACCAACGGACAATACCTGGTCGCCGCCCTGAAAAACCGCCAGGAAGCCGATATGGCTACCCTGACTCCCGCCATACGAGACACCCTCAGAGAAACCCTGCTGGCGCGGAAACAAGAGCAGAAACTGGTGGAAACCCTTAAAAGCCTGCGGGAGCAATCGGAGATTACCATCGCTCCCACGATTCTTAGCGCCCTTAAAGATTAA
- a CDS encoding rod shape-determining protein — protein sequence MFNLFDAILGIFSNDLAIDLGTANTLVYLKGKGIVVSEPSVVAVQKDSMGQRKVLAVGMEAKKMLGRTPGSIVAIRPMKDGVIADFDITEEMLRYFIQKVHNRKTLVRPRIVICVPSGITQVEKRAVKESAESAGAREVYLIEEPMAAAIGAGLPITEASGNMIVDIGGGTTEVAVISLAGIVYAKSVRVGGDKLDEAIVQYMKRKYNLLIGERTAEQIKIEIGSAYPDDQVRSMEVKGRDLVSGIPKTLEIDSNEIREALSEPINAIVEAVRITLERTPPELAADIVDKGIVLAGGGAMLKNLDVLLREETGLPVVIADDPLSCVVLGSGKVLDELDLLKRVAISY from the coding sequence ATGTTCAACCTCTTTGATGCCATTCTGGGCATTTTTTCCAATGACCTCGCCATCGATCTGGGAACAGCCAATACCCTGGTCTACCTCAAGGGGAAGGGGATCGTTGTCAGCGAACCGTCGGTCGTGGCGGTGCAGAAGGATAGCATGGGGCAGCGCAAAGTGCTTGCTGTGGGCATGGAAGCAAAGAAGATGCTGGGGAGAACTCCGGGCTCCATCGTAGCCATTCGTCCCATGAAAGACGGCGTCATTGCCGATTTCGATATTACCGAGGAGATGCTGCGGTATTTCATTCAGAAGGTCCATAATCGCAAAACTCTGGTTCGCCCCCGCATTGTCATCTGTGTCCCTTCGGGCATCACCCAGGTGGAGAAGCGGGCCGTCAAGGAATCCGCCGAATCTGCCGGCGCTCGCGAGGTCTATCTGATCGAAGAACCCATGGCGGCCGCCATTGGGGCCGGATTGCCCATCACCGAGGCCTCGGGCAATATGATTGTCGACATCGGTGGCGGAACTACGGAGGTGGCCGTCATCTCGCTGGCGGGTATCGTCTATGCCAAGAGTGTGCGAGTCGGCGGCGACAAGCTCGATGAAGCCATCGTGCAATATATGAAGCGCAAATATAATCTGTTGATCGGGGAGCGCACGGCGGAGCAGATCAAAATCGAGATCGGCAGTGCCTACCCGGACGACCAGGTGCGCAGCATGGAGGTCAAAGGACGCGACCTTGTCAGTGGTATTCCAAAGACTCTCGAGATTGATTCCAACGAAATCAGGGAGGCCCTTTCCGAGCCGATCAACGCTATCGTCGAGGCGGTGCGCATCACTCTGGAAAGAACGCCGCCGGAACTGGCAGCCGACATCGTCGACAAGGGGATTGTGCTGGCCGGTGGTGGCGCTATGCTGAAAAATCTCGATGTTCTGTTGCGTGAAGAGACCGGATTGCCTGTGGTCATCGCTGATGACCCCCTTTCCTGTGTTGTGCTCGGTTCGGGCAAGGTGCTCGATGAGCTCGACCTGCTCAAGCGTGTGGCCATTTCCTATTAA
- the mreC gene encoding rod shape-determining protein MreC, whose translation MLDLFKKYRTLLLLCAFVLSALLFYSTHLRTQERTTLFEKMVLVFTGPLQQGMDGLVTTVADTWSRYLWLVRTEEENRELLQENRRLKAALDQLEEVRLSNERLRTLLNFREDIQLPALPARVIGEDASGWFRTVVIDRGSADGVTEGLAVVVPEGAVGRIIAVAPGYARVLLVTDPSSAVAALVQRSRTRGVARGRGDSLSFEYALRDQDVVIGDRIISSGMGGLFPKGIVLGTVTQVAREGYRMFQEVEIAPFVDFDQLEEVLILLKEDA comes from the coding sequence ATGCTGGATCTGTTTAAAAAATACAGGACCCTTCTCCTCCTTTGCGCCTTTGTTCTTTCGGCGCTGCTCTTTTACTCAACTCATCTGCGCACCCAGGAGCGCACTACTCTGTTCGAAAAGATGGTTCTGGTTTTTACCGGACCTTTGCAGCAGGGCATGGATGGCTTGGTAACCACCGTTGCCGATACGTGGAGCCGTTATCTCTGGCTGGTGAGAACCGAGGAAGAAAATCGTGAGTTGCTGCAGGAGAACCGGCGTCTTAAAGCGGCTCTCGACCAGCTTGAGGAAGTTCGTCTGAGCAACGAACGGCTTCGCACCCTTCTGAATTTTCGCGAGGATATTCAGCTGCCAGCTCTTCCCGCCCGCGTCATCGGGGAGGATGCCTCCGGCTGGTTCCGTACGGTGGTCATCGACCGAGGCTCTGCCGACGGCGTCACCGAGGGGCTCGCTGTCGTGGTCCCCGAAGGCGCCGTTGGGAGGATTATCGCGGTCGCTCCCGGGTACGCCCGGGTGCTGCTTGTCACCGACCCCTCATCGGCCGTCGCCGCCCTCGTGCAGCGCAGCCGTACCCGCGGCGTCGCTCGTGGCCGGGGTGACAGCCTCTCCTTTGAGTATGCCCTGCGCGATCAGGATGTCGTCATCGGCGATCGCATCATCAGTTCCGGTATGGGCGGGTTATTCCCCAAGGGGATTGTCCTTGGCACGGTGACCCAGGTGGCTCGCGAAGGCTACCGCATGTTTCAGGAAGTGGAGATCGCCCCCTTCGTCGATTTCGACCAACTCGAAGAGGTGCTGATTCTGTTGAAGGAAGACGCATGA
- the mreD gene encoding rod shape-determining protein MreD encodes MSRAVYVYFLIGYLFILLQTSLLPVLLPFNLEPDLLLILVVYVGLLENYIRGSLLTFTLGCLFDVFAGHYLGLHGFVLLVIFLLVRGTVDRFNTENSLLLLLMVFAGTFIEGGLLVFSLKFFAHAGPVGSLILWRLLPQAILNFVATWLLLSGVLWIQKRFFPRESIPGLQKLR; translated from the coding sequence ATGAGCCGCGCCGTTTACGTTTATTTTTTGATCGGCTACCTCTTTATCCTATTACAGACCTCGTTGTTGCCTGTTCTCCTTCCTTTTAACCTGGAGCCCGACCTGCTCCTGATCCTGGTCGTCTATGTCGGCCTGCTGGAAAACTATATTCGCGGCAGTCTGCTGACTTTTACTCTGGGATGCCTCTTTGATGTCTTTGCCGGACATTATCTGGGCCTGCACGGTTTTGTTCTGCTGGTTATCTTCCTTCTTGTCCGCGGAACGGTCGATCGCTTCAATACCGAAAACTCTCTACTCCTTTTGCTCATGGTCTTCGCCGGCACCTTTATCGAAGGGGGCCTGCTGGTCTTTTCCCTGAAGTTTTTCGCTCACGCCGGGCCTGTCGGCAGTCTGATCCTGTGGCGCCTGCTGCCCCAGGCTATCCTCAATTTTGTCGCTACCTGGCTGCTGCTCAGTGGCGTGTTGTGGATTCAAAAACGCTTTTTTCCCCGTGAGAGCATCCCCGGGCTACAGAAGCTGAGATAG